One Patescibacteria group bacterium genomic region harbors:
- a CDS encoding helix-turn-helix transcriptional regulator — protein MTRSIRTKEYAYFVERLRKAREEAGLTQTEVAKKLRRPQSHISNVESGQQRVDVVELQTFAKIYNKDINYFIKK, from the coding sequence ATGACAAGATCAATTAGGACAAAGGAATACGCCTATTTCGTCGAGCGATTAAGGAAGGCCCGTGAGGAGGCAGGATTGACGCAAACCGAGGTTGCAAAGAAGTTAAGGCGTCCACAATCTCACATCTCAAATGTGGAGTCAGGACAGCAACGAGTTGATGTCGTTGAGCTTCAAACCTTTGCGAAGATTTATAATAAAGATATTAACTATTTTATAAAAAAATAA